The Mycolicibacterium insubricum DNA segment GCCAGCCGGGTGATCTCCACCACCACGTCGAGGTCGGTGGACCCCTCACCGGAGTAGATGCCCTTCAGCGGCGTCACGTCGGCGTAGTCGCGCCCGGTGCCGACGGTGATGTACTGCTCGTTGATCGCGCAGTCGTTGGTCGGGTCGTAGTCCCACCACGACCCGGTCCAGGCCTGCACCCAGGCGTGGCTCTGACCCTCGACGGTCTCCCCGACCGCGGCCTTGCGCTTGGGGTACTGGTAGCCGGATACGTAGCGGGCCGGGATGCCCATGCTGCGCAACAGGATCAGCGTCAGGTGCGCATAGTCCTGGCAGACGCCCTTGCCCTCGGCGAGTGCGTCCAGGCCTGAGGAGTGCACGGCGGTGGAGCCGGGAACGTAGTCCAGTTCCGAGCGCGTCCACTGCGCCGCGGCGATCACGGCCTCGGTCGGATCGTATTGGCGCGCCAGGGTTTTCCCGACGGCGGATACACGCCGACTGGCCGGGGCGTAGCGGGTCTGGCCGAACAGCTCGTCGTACTTGTCGGCGACCGCATCGGTGCGCAGCGCCGCCCAGTCGAGCCGTTTGGCGGGCGGTTCGGGGACGTCGGTCTCCACCACCGAGGATCCGGTGACCTCAAGTTCGCTGTGCGGGGCGTGCAGGTCGAAGGCCGTGACGGCGGTGCCCCAGTAGTCGACGTAGCGGTAGAGCCGGGTGGCCGGGGTGGTCTCCACCCGGTTGAGCACGACGTTCTGCCGCAGATCCGACCGCGGGGTCAGCCGCGCCTCGTTGAACGACGCCCGCACCGGCGACTTGTAGGCGTATCCGGTGGAGTGCACCACCCGCATCCGCCACATCAGAGTTCCGCCGATTCCAGCGCGTGGTCGCCTGCGCGACCGGTGTCGGTCCAGGCCACCCAGGGTGCGGAGTGGAAGTACTGCAGGGCCAGCGCCTCGCCGACGTCGATGCACAGTTGTTGCAGCCCGGCCAGGCGTTCCTCGAACGACTCCAGGAGTTCCCCGGCGCGCAGGAACTCCAGTTCGCTGCGCGCGCGGCCGAGCAGGCGCCGCGCCTCGGCGGTGGTGCCGACCCGGTTGGACGGCCGGTTCATCAGCGCGTCGACGCTGTGTTCGGCGACCTTGAGCGAGTAGAACACCGACCGCGGGAACAGCCGGTCCAGCAGCAGGAACTCCACCACCCGGCCGGCGTCGAGCACTCCTCGGTAGGTGCGCAGGAACGCGTCGTGCGCCCCCGCCGAGCGCAGCACCGTCACCCACGCCGGCGACGACGCACTGTCACCGGCCCGGGCGAACAGCAGCCGGGCGGTCATGTCCACCCGCTCGATGGCCCGGCCGAGCACCAGGAACCGGTAGCCGTCGTCGCGGGCCAGGGTGGAGTCGGCCAGCCCGGCGAACATCGCCGCCCGGTTCTCGATGAAGGCCAGGAATTCGTGCGGGCCGAGTCGGCGGGCGGCGTCCTCGCGTTCGGCCAGGGCGTTGTAGGTGGTGTTCAGGCACTCCCACATCTCGGTGGAGGTGACCTCCCGCGACGAGCGGGCGTTCTCCCGGCCGGCGGAGATCGCGTCGACGATGGAGCAGCCGCTTTTCAGGTCGCGGCTGAACGCCACCAGGTTGGTCAGCGACCACATGTCCAGTTCGTCCTCCGGCGCCTCGATGCCGAGTACCTGCAGCAGCTGGCGGCAGGTGCTGTCGGCGTCGACGCTGGAGTCCTCCAGCAGCTGGTGCACGGTGACGTCGAGGATGCGTGCGGTATCGTCTGCGCGCTCGACGTAGCGACCGATCCAGTACAGAGCCTCTGCGTTGCGGGCCAACATCAGCCGATCACCCCCTGTTGTTGTTGCTGCTGCTGTTGCTGTTGGCCCGGGGTCGCGGACTCGCCGCCGCGCTCGGGTGCGGGCGCGGTCACCGGGGCCCGCGAACCGCCCTTTTTCGCCTTCGACGCTGGCAGTGAGCGCACCAGTTCGGCCGCCCCGAGCTCCCGGTCCACCGCCGAGGTGCGCGGCGCCAGCACCCAGGTGTCCTTGGACCCGCCGCCCTGGCTGGAGTTCACCACCAGCGACCCCTCGGTCAGCGCCACCCGGGTCAGCCCGCCGGGCAGCACCCACACGCCGTCGCCGTCGTTGACCGCGAACGGGCGCAGGTCGACGTGGCGGGGCACTAGGTGGTCGCCGACCTGGGTCGGCACGGTGGACAGCTGCACCACCGGCTGGGCGATCCAGCCGCGCGGGTCGTCGCGGATCTTGCGGGCGACGGCGTTTCGCTCCCGGGCGCTGGCCTGATGGCCGAACACGATGCCGTAGCCGCCGGAACCCTCCACCGGCTTGATGACCAGCTCACCGATCCGGTCCAGCACCTCTTCGCGCTCGTCGTCGAGCCAGCAGCGCAGGGTGTCGACGTTGGCGAGCAGCGGTTTCTCACCGAGGTAGTAGTCGATGATCGTCGGGACGTAGGTGTAGACCAGCTTGTCGTCGCCCACCCCGTTGCCCACGGCGCTGGAGATGACCACGTTGCCGGCCCGGGCGGCGTTGAGCACACCGGCCACCCCGAGCACCGAGTCAGGGCGGAAGTGCATCGGGTCGAGGAACACGTCGTCTATGCGCCGGTAGATGACGTCGACCTGGCGCTCCCCCTCCGTGCTACGCATGTAGACGGTGTTGTCTCGGCAGAACAGGTCGCGGCCCTCAACCAGCTCGACACCCATCTGCCGGGCCAGCAGAGAGTGCTCGAAGTAGGCGGAGTTGAACGGGCCCGGGGTCAGCACAACAACGGTCGGGTCGGCCTCGTTGGTCGCCGCGGCGTTGCGCAGCGCGCGCAGCAGGTGCGCGGAGTAGCCGTCGACCGCCCGGACCCGGTGGGTGGCGAACAGGTTCGGGAAGACCCGCGCCATAGCGCGGCGGTTCTCCATGACGTAGGAGACGCCCGACGGGGACCGCAGGTTGTCCTCCAGCACCCGGAAGACGCCCTGGTCGTCGCGGATCAGGTCGATGCCGGCGACGTGGATCCGCACCCCGTTGGGGGGTTTGATCCCGGCGGCCTCCCGGTGGAAGTGCTCGCACGAGGTGATCAGCCGGCGCGGCAGCACGCCGTCGCGCAGGATCTCCTGCTCGCCGTAGATGTCGTCGAGGAAACATTCCAGGGCTCTCACCCGCTGGGCGATGCCCTTCTCCAGCCGCGACCACTCGCCGGCCGCGATCACCCGGGGCACCAGGTCCAGCGGGAAGGGGCGCTCCTGGCCCGACAGTGAGAAGGTGATGCCCTGGTCGATGAACGCCCGGCCCAGCGCCTCGGCGCGGGCGGCCAGTTCGGCGGTGTTCGACGGGGTCAGCTCGGCGTGGATGCCGCGGTAGGGCGTCCGGACGTGCCCGCGCTTGTCGAACATCTCGTCGAACGCCGCGGCGTAGCTCGGCACGTCGTCGCGGCTGGCGTAGGCGCCGAAGATCGCCGGACGTTCGGACGCGGCGGTGGATACAGATCGCGGGCTCACGCCGGTAATGCTGCCGCAGAAACGGCGTCTCTGCAGGCCAGGCGTTCGAGTTGGGGAGAGCCGGGCGGGACTGATAGCCTGGATAACTGCTGCCCGTGATCCGGGCGCCCAGAAGCATCCCCGGTAAGAATTCGTAAAGGAACTCACGCGTGGCCAACATCAAGTCGCAGCAGAAGCGCATCAAGACCAACGAGCGCCGCCGTCTGCGCAACCAGTCGGCGAAGTCCTCCCTTCGCACGGCTGTCCGTGGCTTCCGTGAGGCCGTCGAGGCCGGCGAGAAGGAGAAGGCCGGCGAGCTGCTGGTCTCGACCAGCCGCAAGCTGGACAAGGCCGCTTCGAAGGGCATCATCCACAAGAACCAGGCCGCCAACAAGAAGTCGGCGCTGGCCCTGGCGTTCAACAAGATCTAGTCTTCGCCAGACCCAAAAGAACCGGCCCCCGCGGGCCGGTTCTTTGGCGTTCCGGGCCGGTTACCGGCGGCCGGTCTGCCCGCCGGCGGCCAGCTCGGCCACCCGGCGCACCGCGTGCTCCAGGGCGTAGTCGGCGTCGGCGGCCGCGCCCTTGACGTCGGCGTTGAGCTGGGCCACCGTGGTGATCGCCTGCGCGACGCTGTCGCGGCCCCACCGGCGGGCCTGGCGCTGCACCTTCTTGATCCGCCACGGCGGCATGCCGACATCGGAGGCCAGCCGGAACGGGTCCCCCGACAGCGGCCCGATCCGGGCGATCGCGTGTACCGCCTCGGCCAGCGCGTCGGCCAGCACCACCCGCGCCTCCCCCGCCGACATGGCCCAGCGCAGCGCCTCGGCCGCGCCGCCGACGTCCCCGGCGACGGCCAGGTCGGCGATGTCGAAGCCGCGGACCTCGGCCCGGCCGCTGTGATAGCGGCGGACGGCGGCGACGTCGATGTGGCCGTCGGTGTCGGCGACCAGCTGCGAGCAGGCCGCGGCCAGCTCGCGGATGTCGGAGCCGACGGCATCCAGCAGCGCGGTGACCACGTCCTCGGACACCCGCTGGCCGACGGCGGTGAACTCGGCGCGGACGAACGCGGCGCGCTCCTCGGGCTTGGTGATCTTGGCGCACGGGTACACCCGGGCACCGGCGTCGCGCAGCTGGGTGGCCAGCGCCTTGGCCCGTCCGCCGCCGGAGTGCACGACGACCAGCTCGGTGCCCGGCGGCAGATCGACCGCGACCGTCGCGATCAGCGCGGCGGCGTCCTTGCCCGCCTCCCCGGCGGACTCCAGCACGACGACGCGTTCGTCGGCGAACAGCGACGGGCTCAGCAGCTCGGCGAGCTCACTGGTGCCGACCTCCCCGGCGCGCAACCGGTCCACCGGGATGTCGGGCGTCCCGGCGCTCTCGCGCGCCGCGCGCAGCACGTCGGCCACCGTCCGCTCGACGAGCAGCTCCTCGTCGCCGAGGATCAGATGCAGTCCCGGTTGACTCACGCCTGTGATGGTGTCACGCCGCACCGACATCGCGCCGATGGGCCCGCAGACGCAGGTGACGGACGCCCAGGGCCACCAGCACCGTCGCCGCGCCGACGAACAGGAACCCGGCCGGGCCCGAAGGCACCCCGAGGACGGCCGCCGGGGCGGCGGCACCGTAGTGCGCGACGGCCAGCACCCACCACACCAGCGGCCGGACCGCGCGGATCAGCACCGTCGCGGCAGCCGGCCACACCCCGGTCAGTGCCGCGGCGACGGTGCCCGCCACAGTGATCGGCGCGACGACGACCGTCACCGCGAGGTTCGCGACCACCGCCACGACACTGAAGGTCCCGGTCAGCGCGGCGATCAGCGGCGCGGTGCACAACTGGGCGGCGGTGCAGACCGCGACGG contains these protein-coding regions:
- a CDS encoding transglutaminase family protein, which encodes MWRMRVVHSTGYAYKSPVRASFNEARLTPRSDLRQNVVLNRVETTPATRLYRYVDYWGTAVTAFDLHAPHSELEVTGSSVVETDVPEPPAKRLDWAALRTDAVADKYDELFGQTRYAPASRRVSAVGKTLARQYDPTEAVIAAAQWTRSELDYVPGSTAVHSSGLDALAEGKGVCQDYAHLTLILLRSMGIPARYVSGYQYPKRKAAVGETVEGQSHAWVQAWTGSWWDYDPTNDCAINEQYITVGTGRDYADVTPLKGIYSGEGSTDLDVVVEITRLA
- the rpsT gene encoding 30S ribosomal protein S20, whose protein sequence is MANIKSQQKRIKTNERRRLRNQSAKSSLRTAVRGFREAVEAGEKEKAGELLVSTSRKLDKAASKGIIHKNQAANKKSALALAFNKI
- the holA gene encoding DNA polymerase III subunit delta, whose protein sequence is MSQPGLHLILGDEELLVERTVADVLRAARESAGTPDIPVDRLRAGEVGTSELAELLSPSLFADERVVVLESAGEAGKDAAALIATVAVDLPPGTELVVVHSGGGRAKALATQLRDAGARVYPCAKITKPEERAAFVRAEFTAVGQRVSEDVVTALLDAVGSDIRELAAACSQLVADTDGHIDVAAVRRYHSGRAEVRGFDIADLAVAGDVGGAAEALRWAMSAGEARVVLADALAEAVHAIARIGPLSGDPFRLASDVGMPPWRIKKVQRQARRWGRDSVAQAITTVAQLNADVKGAAADADYALEHAVRRVAELAAGGQTGRR
- a CDS encoding circularly permuted type 2 ATP-grasp protein; this encodes MFDKRGHVRTPYRGIHAELTPSNTAELAARAEALGRAFIDQGITFSLSGQERPFPLDLVPRVIAAGEWSRLEKGIAQRVRALECFLDDIYGEQEILRDGVLPRRLITSCEHFHREAAGIKPPNGVRIHVAGIDLIRDDQGVFRVLEDNLRSPSGVSYVMENRRAMARVFPNLFATHRVRAVDGYSAHLLRALRNAAATNEADPTVVVLTPGPFNSAYFEHSLLARQMGVELVEGRDLFCRDNTVYMRSTEGERQVDVIYRRIDDVFLDPMHFRPDSVLGVAGVLNAARAGNVVISSAVGNGVGDDKLVYTYVPTIIDYYLGEKPLLANVDTLRCWLDDEREEVLDRIGELVIKPVEGSGGYGIVFGHQASARERNAVARKIRDDPRGWIAQPVVQLSTVPTQVGDHLVPRHVDLRPFAVNDGDGVWVLPGGLTRVALTEGSLVVNSSQGGGSKDTWVLAPRTSAVDRELGAAELVRSLPASKAKKGGSRAPVTAPAPERGGESATPGQQQQQQQQQQGVIG
- a CDS encoding alpha-E domain-containing protein, with the translated sequence MLARNAEALYWIGRYVERADDTARILDVTVHQLLEDSSVDADSTCRQLLQVLGIEAPEDELDMWSLTNLVAFSRDLKSGCSIVDAISAGRENARSSREVTSTEMWECLNTTYNALAEREDAARRLGPHEFLAFIENRAAMFAGLADSTLARDDGYRFLVLGRAIERVDMTARLLFARAGDSASSPAWVTVLRSAGAHDAFLRTYRGVLDAGRVVEFLLLDRLFPRSVFYSLKVAEHSVDALMNRPSNRVGTTAEARRLLGRARSELEFLRAGELLESFEERLAGLQQLCIDVGEALALQYFHSAPWVAWTDTGRAGDHALESAEL